From a region of the Acidimicrobiia bacterium genome:
- a CDS encoding ABC transporter permease: MTRVEEPTPPVDADAQEGALADAARAEADPGDAGAHADTLGAYLRVWWTRVRSGDSGVLPVIAGLILISLIFQSLNSKFLSSGNLVNLLVQGAAYMLLAMGEVFVLLLGEIDLSIGYVGGIGAIVTAELVKQSTGWPWWAAILIALITCAAIGALQGTIITRLGLPSFVVTLGGLLGWQGVMLLILGTGGTVPIDNHIVVDITSGNLTPLASWIVMVVIVAIVGARMWRNESRRRASGLVAPPAVATLLKIALIAAAGIAVVLVCNTNRGRLIAIRGVPWVVLVVLGVLAAWTFLLNRTRFGRYLYAIGGNAEAARRAGIPLARMRTAGFALGSLTAGIGGIVYASRINSVSTSLDGGTLVLYAVAAAVIGGTSLFGGRGKAIHAVLGGLVIAAIDNGMGLQGYSAAADKVVTALVLLVAVAIDSIARRNAAR, from the coding sequence ATGACCCGGGTCGAGGAGCCGACGCCGCCGGTGGATGCCGACGCGCAGGAGGGCGCGCTCGCCGACGCCGCGCGCGCCGAGGCCGATCCCGGCGACGCCGGCGCCCACGCCGACACGCTGGGCGCGTACCTGCGCGTCTGGTGGACGCGTGTGCGCTCGGGCGACAGTGGCGTGCTGCCCGTCATCGCGGGCCTGATCCTGATCTCGCTGATCTTCCAGTCGCTCAACTCGAAGTTCCTGTCGTCCGGGAACCTCGTGAACCTGCTGGTGCAGGGCGCGGCCTACATGCTCCTCGCGATGGGCGAGGTGTTCGTACTGCTCCTCGGCGAGATCGACCTGTCGATCGGGTACGTGGGCGGCATCGGCGCGATCGTCACCGCCGAGCTCGTGAAGCAGTCGACGGGGTGGCCGTGGTGGGCCGCGATCCTCATCGCGCTGATCACGTGCGCGGCGATCGGCGCGTTGCAGGGCACGATCATCACCCGGCTCGGGCTGCCGTCGTTCGTCGTGACCCTCGGCGGCCTGCTCGGTTGGCAGGGCGTCATGCTGCTCATCCTCGGCACCGGTGGCACGGTGCCGATCGACAACCACATCGTCGTCGACATCACGAGTGGCAACCTCACCCCGCTCGCGAGCTGGATCGTGATGGTCGTGATCGTCGCGATCGTCGGCGCGCGCATGTGGCGCAACGAATCGCGTCGCCGCGCCTCGGGGCTGGTCGCCCCGCCCGCGGTCGCGACGCTGCTGAAGATCGCGCTCATCGCCGCCGCGGGCATCGCCGTGGTGCTCGTGTGCAACACGAACCGCGGCCGGCTGATCGCGATCCGAGGCGTGCCGTGGGTCGTGCTCGTCGTGCTCGGTGTCCTCGCGGCGTGGACGTTCCTGCTGAATCGCACGCGGTTCGGCCGCTACCTCTACGCGATCGGCGGCAACGCGGAAGCCGCGCGCCGCGCCGGCATTCCGCTCGCACGCATGCGCACGGCAGGCTTCGCGCTCGGATCGCTGACCGCCGGCATCGGCGGAATCGTGTACGCGTCGCGCATCAACTCGGTGTCGACGTCGCTCGACGGCGGCACCCTCGTGCTGTACGCGGTCGCGGCGGCGGTGATCGGCGGCACGAGTCTCTTCGGAGGGCGGGGCAAGGCCATCCACGCGGTGCTCGGCGGCCTCGTCATCGCCGCGATCGACAACGGAATGGGTCTGCAGGGCTACAGCGCGGCCGCGGACAAGGTCGTGACCGCGCTGGTGCTGCTCGTCGCGGTCGCGATCGACTCGATCGCGCGTCGCAACGCCGCGCGCTGA
- a CDS encoding MFS transporter yields MSLLVDTTPLRVSRDFRRLWLGQAVSFAGSTITAAALPFQVFHQTGSSLDVGLLGVAQLGPLLLCSLAGGALADAVDKRLLLLIVTFVSLACSALLAVNAWLSHPQLWLLYVLGAASSAAFAVSFPVLRSLLPLLLEESLRPAAFALQSTYGSFGMMAGPAVSGLIIGAAGVKAAYSVDVATYFAALWFFARIASSPPVSAGARASRSSVVEGLRFLRGHSVIMSVFGIDLLAMVFGMPRALFPALTQRLGGGPVMYGLLLSSVAAGAFVASITSGWTGRVERQGRAVLFAVAAWGLAIAVAGLVRVPAIVMLMLAVAGASDMISGVYRSAVAADVTPDDMRGRVSGVEIAVYAGGPVVGDVEAGIVGGLVGVPFAIVSGGIACVVSAALFAARVRSFATYRRHAPADPLPPERASGASGAASIAD; encoded by the coding sequence ATGAGCCTGCTCGTCGACACCACTCCCCTGCGCGTGTCGCGCGACTTCCGTCGCCTCTGGCTCGGTCAGGCCGTGTCGTTCGCGGGCAGCACGATCACCGCCGCCGCGCTCCCGTTCCAGGTGTTCCACCAGACGGGCTCGTCGCTCGACGTCGGTCTGCTCGGCGTGGCGCAGCTCGGCCCGCTGTTGCTGTGCTCGCTCGCCGGCGGCGCGCTCGCCGACGCGGTCGACAAGCGTCTGCTCCTCCTCATCGTCACCTTCGTCTCGCTCGCCTGTTCCGCGCTGCTCGCCGTGAACGCGTGGCTGAGCCATCCGCAGCTCTGGCTCCTGTACGTGCTCGGCGCGGCGTCGAGCGCCGCGTTCGCGGTGAGCTTCCCGGTACTGCGCTCGTTGCTGCCGCTGCTGCTCGAGGAGAGCCTGCGACCGGCGGCGTTCGCGCTGCAATCGACGTACGGCTCGTTCGGGATGATGGCCGGGCCCGCGGTCTCCGGTCTGATCATCGGCGCCGCCGGGGTGAAGGCGGCGTACAGCGTCGACGTCGCGACCTACTTCGCCGCCCTCTGGTTCTTCGCGCGCATCGCGTCGTCGCCGCCGGTCTCGGCCGGCGCCCGCGCGTCGCGCTCGTCGGTCGTCGAAGGGCTCCGCTTCCTGCGCGGGCACTCCGTGATCATGAGCGTGTTCGGCATCGACCTGCTGGCCATGGTCTTCGGCATGCCGCGCGCGCTGTTCCCGGCGCTCACGCAACGACTCGGCGGAGGGCCGGTCATGTACGGCCTGCTGCTGTCGTCCGTCGCGGCCGGCGCATTCGTCGCCTCGATCACGAGCGGCTGGACGGGCCGCGTCGAGCGCCAGGGACGGGCGGTGTTGTTCGCGGTCGCGGCGTGGGGTCTCGCGATCGCGGTCGCCGGGCTCGTGCGCGTGCCCGCGATCGTGATGCTCATGCTCGCCGTCGCCGGGGCTTCCGACATGATCTCCGGCGTCTACCGCTCCGCGGTCGCGGCCGACGTGACGCCCGACGACATGCGCGGGCGGGTCAGCGGCGTCGAGATCGCGGTGTACGCGGGCGGTCCGGTGGTCGGCGACGTCGAGGCCGGCATCGTCGGCGGGCTCGTGGGCGTGCCGTTCGCGATCGTGTCCGGCGGCATCGCGTGCGTCGTCAGCGCCGCGCTGTTCGCCGCGCGGGTGCGCAGCTTCGCAACCTACCGCCGCCACGCGCCGGCGGACCCGCTCCCGCCTGAGCGCGCGAGCGGAGCGAGCGGCGCGGCCTCGATCGCGGACTGA
- a CDS encoding DUF885 domain-containing protein, whose product MTRIYDIADEYVERYAALDPVSATAEGIAGHDHELTDYSPAGSDARDALARETLAALAAASVEGDRDRIASEVMRERLELGTLQHDEGDELRELRVLGSPMQSIRQCFDLMSYDTADDWEVVVARMKRVAWSVETFRASLEEGARRGLLAARRQALACAQQAESWGGLGSDQPYFRAIAQRYAQSANGALGASLNRAAEEATASYAELAGWLRDTYAPQADERDAVGADRYRLQARAFCGIDLDLAETYDWGWDELYRIEDQMGRVGERILPGVSRDEVIEHLETDEHRAIEGVDNFQHWLQDLIDRSIAELNGTHFDLAEPLLRCEAMIAPPGGTAAMYYTGPSEDFSRPGRTWYPTLGKTRFPLWREASICYHEAVPGHHLQIAQVRYLAEELSRFQRTGFVSGHGEGWALYAERLMGELGYLDDPAYELGMLSAQAMRAVRVIVDIGMHLELPIPARERYHPGERWNAEIALPFVIERSCFPADFMRSEVDRYLGLPGQAISYKVGERVWLAARDEAKARKGADFDLKAFHSYALNLGGMGLAQLQRELSRF is encoded by the coding sequence TTGACCAGGATCTACGACATCGCGGACGAGTACGTCGAGCGCTACGCCGCGCTCGATCCGGTGAGCGCGACCGCTGAGGGCATCGCCGGTCACGACCACGAGCTCACCGACTACTCGCCCGCAGGATCGGACGCGCGCGATGCGCTCGCGCGCGAGACGCTCGCCGCGCTCGCCGCCGCGTCCGTCGAGGGTGACCGCGATCGCATCGCGTCGGAGGTGATGCGCGAGCGGCTCGAGCTCGGCACCCTGCAGCACGACGAAGGCGACGAGCTGCGCGAGCTGCGCGTCCTCGGCAGCCCGATGCAATCGATCCGGCAGTGCTTCGACCTCATGAGCTACGACACCGCCGACGACTGGGAAGTCGTGGTCGCTCGGATGAAGCGGGTGGCGTGGTCGGTCGAGACATTTCGCGCGTCGCTCGAGGAAGGCGCGCGACGCGGCCTGCTCGCGGCGCGTCGGCAGGCGCTCGCGTGCGCGCAACAGGCCGAGAGTTGGGGCGGACTCGGAAGCGACCAGCCGTACTTCCGCGCGATCGCGCAGCGCTACGCGCAGTCGGCGAACGGCGCGCTGGGCGCGTCCCTGAACCGAGCCGCCGAGGAAGCCACCGCGTCGTACGCAGAGCTCGCGGGTTGGCTGCGCGACACGTACGCGCCCCAGGCGGACGAGCGCGACGCTGTCGGCGCCGATCGCTACCGCCTCCAGGCCCGCGCGTTCTGCGGCATCGACCTCGACCTCGCGGAGACGTACGACTGGGGCTGGGACGAGCTCTACCGCATCGAAGATCAGATGGGGCGGGTCGGCGAACGCATCCTTCCGGGCGTGTCACGCGACGAGGTCATCGAGCACCTCGAAACCGACGAGCACCGCGCGATCGAAGGCGTCGACAACTTCCAGCACTGGCTGCAGGACCTGATCGACCGCTCGATCGCGGAGCTCAACGGCACGCACTTCGACCTCGCGGAGCCGCTGTTGCGGTGCGAGGCGATGATCGCGCCGCCCGGCGGCACCGCGGCGATGTACTACACGGGTCCGAGCGAAGACTTCTCGCGGCCCGGCCGCACGTGGTACCCCACCCTCGGCAAGACCCGCTTCCCACTCTGGCGCGAGGCGTCGATCTGCTACCACGAGGCGGTTCCCGGTCACCATCTCCAGATCGCGCAGGTGCGCTACCTCGCCGAGGAGCTCAGCCGCTTCCAGCGCACCGGATTCGTCTCGGGCCACGGCGAGGGCTGGGCGCTGTACGCCGAGCGGCTCATGGGCGAGCTCGGCTACCTCGACGATCCCGCGTACGAGCTCGGCATGCTGTCCGCGCAGGCGATGCGCGCGGTGCGCGTGATCGTCGACATCGGCATGCACCTCGAGCTGCCGATCCCGGCGCGCGAGCGCTACCACCCGGGTGAGCGCTGGAACGCGGAGATCGCGCTGCCGTTCGTGATCGAGCGTTCCTGCTTTCCGGCCGACTTCATGCGTTCCGAGGTCGACCGCTACCTCGGACTGCCGGGGCAGGCGATCTCGTACAAGGTCGGCGAGCGCGTGTGGCTCGCGGCGCGCGACGAGGCGAAGGCACGCAAGGGCGCGGACTTCGACCTCAAGGCGTTCCACTCCTACGCGCTGAACCTCGGCGGCATGGGCCTCGCGCAGCTCCAGCGTGAGCTCTCGAGGTTCTAA
- the ettA gene encoding energy-dependent translational throttle protein EttA: protein MAPQFIYTMHKLSRFYPPDREVLRGINISMYPGAKIGVLGSNGAGKSTLLRIMAGQDDGYSGEARLTPGFTVGYLPQEPELDPAKDVLGNVTDGVAELRDLLARFETVCTAMGEPDADFDKLIAEQGELQDKIDAANGWDLDRTLEIAMDALRLPPGDADVTTLSGGERRRVALCRLLLSRPDLLLLDEPTNHLDAESVAWLEHFLGEYTGTVVAVTHDRYFLDNVAGWILELDRGQGIPWEGNYTSWLEQKEQRLAQEEKSDEARRRTLARELEWVRMAPRARQAKGKARLTAYESLLAEANAAERVGDKLQLSIPPGPRLGDQVVEAEHLTKAFGDRLLFDDFSFTLPRGGIVGVIGANGAGKTTLLRLLVGQDQPDAGALKVGPTVELAYVDQSRDALDADKTVYEEITGGVDHLVVGGRDIHGRAYVASFNFKGSDQQKRVGDLSGGERNRLHLAKALLMGGNLLLLDEPTNDLDVDTLRALEDALVSFAGCAVVVSHDRWFLDRIATHVLAFEGDSEVRFFEGNFSDYEADRHARLGAEADQPHRIKYRPLSRT, encoded by the coding sequence ATGGCGCCGCAATTCATCTACACCATGCACAAGCTGTCGCGTTTCTACCCGCCCGACCGTGAGGTGCTGCGCGGCATCAACATCTCGATGTACCCCGGCGCCAAGATCGGCGTGCTGGGCTCCAACGGCGCCGGCAAGTCGACGCTGCTGCGGATCATGGCGGGGCAGGACGACGGCTACTCGGGCGAGGCGCGGCTCACGCCCGGTTTCACCGTCGGCTACCTGCCGCAGGAACCGGAGCTCGACCCCGCGAAGGACGTGCTCGGCAACGTCACCGACGGCGTCGCGGAGCTGCGCGACCTGCTCGCCCGCTTCGAGACGGTCTGCACGGCGATGGGGGAGCCCGACGCCGACTTCGACAAGCTCATCGCGGAGCAGGGTGAGCTGCAGGACAAGATCGACGCCGCCAACGGATGGGATCTCGACCGCACGCTCGAGATCGCGATGGACGCGCTGCGGCTCCCGCCCGGCGACGCCGACGTCACGACGCTGTCGGGTGGTGAGCGCCGCCGCGTCGCGCTGTGCCGCCTGCTGCTGAGCCGCCCCGACCTCCTGCTGCTGGACGAACCGACGAACCACCTCGACGCGGAGTCCGTCGCGTGGCTCGAGCACTTCCTCGGTGAGTACACCGGCACCGTCGTCGCGGTCACGCACGACCGCTACTTCCTCGACAACGTCGCGGGTTGGATCCTCGAGCTCGACCGCGGGCAGGGCATCCCGTGGGAGGGCAACTACACGTCGTGGCTCGAGCAGAAGGAGCAGCGACTCGCGCAGGAGGAGAAGTCCGACGAGGCGCGTCGCCGCACGCTCGCGCGCGAGCTCGAGTGGGTGCGCATGGCGCCGCGCGCTCGACAGGCGAAGGGCAAGGCGCGACTCACCGCGTACGAGTCGCTGCTCGCGGAAGCGAACGCGGCCGAGCGCGTGGGCGACAAGCTGCAGCTCTCGATCCCGCCGGGTCCGCGTCTCGGCGACCAGGTCGTCGAGGCCGAGCACCTCACGAAGGCATTCGGTGACCGGCTGTTGTTCGACGACTTCTCGTTCACGCTGCCGCGTGGTGGGATCGTCGGCGTCATCGGCGCGAACGGCGCGGGCAAGACGACGCTGCTGCGGCTGCTCGTCGGTCAGGACCAGCCCGACGCGGGCGCGTTGAAGGTCGGGCCGACCGTGGAGCTCGCGTACGTCGACCAGTCGCGCGACGCGCTCGACGCCGACAAGACCGTGTACGAGGAGATCACCGGCGGTGTCGACCACCTCGTCGTCGGTGGTCGCGACATCCACGGCCGCGCGTACGTCGCGAGCTTCAACTTCAAAGGCTCCGATCAGCAGAAGCGGGTCGGCGATCTCTCGGGTGGTGAGCGGAACCGCCTGCACCTCGCGAAGGCGTTGCTCATGGGTGGCAACCTGCTGCTGCTCGACGAGCCGACGAACGACCTCGACGTCGACACGTTGCGCGCGCTCGAGGACGCGCTGGTGTCGTTCGCCGGTTGCGCGGTCGTCGTGAGCCACGATCGCTGGTTCCTCGACCGCATCGCGACGCACGTGCTCGCGTTCGAAGGCGATTCGGAAGTGCGATTCTTCGAGGGGAACTTCAGCGACTACGAGGCCGACCGGCACGCACGCCTCGGCGCGGAAGCCGATCAGCCGCACCGCATCAAGTACCGCCCGCTCTCACGCACGTAG
- the arfB gene encoding alternative ribosome rescue aminoacyl-tRNA hydrolase ArfB, which yields MPAGDGNERSTDARPVLAVTRSCRIPLDELEWRFTGSGGPGGQHANTANTRVEVHFDIEGSPSLGPRQRARLVEKLGRTVRVVASNERSQARNRAAALERLRQRLADALHIDAPRHATKPTRASQQRRLQSKRRRSDVKRARQNPRDSE from the coding sequence GTGCCAGCCGGTGACGGGAACGAGCGGAGCACGGACGCCCGGCCGGTGTTGGCCGTGACGCGCTCGTGTCGCATCCCGCTCGACGAGCTCGAATGGCGCTTCACCGGGAGTGGCGGCCCCGGCGGGCAGCACGCCAACACCGCGAACACGCGGGTCGAGGTGCACTTCGACATCGAGGGCTCTCCGTCGCTCGGACCTCGCCAGCGGGCGCGTCTCGTCGAGAAGCTCGGCCGCACCGTGCGCGTCGTCGCGTCGAACGAGCGGTCTCAGGCCCGCAACCGCGCCGCCGCGCTCGAGCGACTCCGACAACGGCTCGCGGACGCCTTGCACATCGACGCGCCCCGTCACGCGACGAAGCCGACGCGTGCGTCGCAACAACGCCGGTTGCAGTCGAAGCGGCGCCGCTCCGACGTGAAGCGGGCGCGGCAGAACCCGCGCGACTCGGAGTGA
- a CDS encoding alpha/beta hydrolase, whose product MSASGWFLCVAVVGLVFTLNALAPRRRPTSLVGVSFFSAWLTTELAEIHLVWQAVAIGLFVATGALHAWTGDLALALTALSWIGLVHIVTLALRTRAFIDDALRDLPPLEAVTPVRSPFRRAIARNPRRAGVEKIKNLAYVDDGDRRHRLDVYRPKVDPEDGERDNAGAGAPVLLQIHGGGWMIGEKKQQGLPLMYQLASRGWVCVAINYRLSPRATWPDHLIDCKQALAWVKQHIAEYGGDPARVVVTGGSAGGHLTAMLGLTANDARFQPGFEDVDTSVRAFVPVYAVYDFTDRNGIRGKRDALRWILEKRIVKLLRDANFDVFDLASPMSHVHDGVPPCFVIHGSLDNLVPVEEARAFVGLLRAASTAPVAYAELAGAHHAFDVFPSLRSVLMVDGVERFASWAVSDSARSVAARSADGAPASATGPTTTAHTEPSPTLQG is encoded by the coding sequence GTGAGCGCCTCGGGCTGGTTTCTGTGCGTGGCCGTCGTCGGCCTGGTGTTCACCCTCAATGCCCTGGCGCCGCGGCGGCGCCCCACCTCGCTGGTCGGTGTCAGCTTCTTCTCCGCCTGGCTGACGACCGAGCTCGCCGAGATCCACCTCGTCTGGCAGGCCGTTGCCATCGGCCTCTTCGTCGCCACGGGCGCGCTCCACGCGTGGACCGGCGACCTCGCGCTCGCGCTCACCGCGCTGTCGTGGATCGGGCTCGTGCACATCGTGACCCTCGCGTTGCGAACCCGCGCGTTCATCGACGACGCGCTGCGCGACCTCCCGCCGCTCGAAGCCGTCACCCCCGTTCGCAGTCCGTTCCGGCGCGCGATCGCGCGCAACCCGCGCCGCGCCGGTGTGGAGAAGATCAAGAACCTCGCGTACGTCGACGACGGCGACCGTCGCCATCGCCTCGACGTCTACCGGCCGAAGGTCGACCCCGAGGACGGCGAGCGCGACAACGCGGGCGCCGGCGCGCCGGTGCTCCTGCAGATCCACGGCGGCGGCTGGATGATCGGCGAGAAGAAGCAGCAGGGCCTGCCGCTCATGTACCAGCTCGCGTCGCGCGGGTGGGTGTGCGTCGCGATCAACTACCGGTTGTCGCCCCGCGCGACGTGGCCCGACCATCTGATCGACTGCAAGCAGGCGCTCGCGTGGGTGAAGCAGCACATCGCCGAGTACGGCGGTGATCCGGCGCGCGTCGTCGTCACCGGTGGCTCGGCCGGCGGTCACCTCACCGCGATGCTCGGACTCACCGCGAACGACGCGCGCTTCCAACCCGGCTTCGAGGACGTCGACACGTCGGTGCGTGCGTTCGTGCCCGTCTACGCGGTGTACGACTTCACCGACCGCAACGGCATCCGCGGCAAGCGCGACGCGCTGCGCTGGATCCTCGAGAAGCGCATCGTGAAGCTGCTGCGCGACGCGAACTTCGACGTGTTCGACCTCGCGTCGCCGATGAGCCACGTGCACGACGGCGTGCCGCCGTGCTTCGTGATCCACGGCTCGCTCGACAACCTCGTGCCGGTCGAGGAGGCGCGCGCCTTCGTCGGTCTCCTGCGCGCCGCGTCCACCGCGCCGGTCGCGTACGCAGAGCTGGCCGGCGCGCACCACGCGTTCGACGTCTTTCCCTCGCTCCGCAGCGTGTTGATGGTCGACGGCGTCGAGCGCTTCGCGAGCTGGGCGGTCAGCGACTCCGCCCGCTCCGTCGCCGCACGATCGGCGGACGGTGCACCCGCGTCGGCGACCGGTCCGACGACCACGGCGCATACGGAGCCATCACCAACCCTGCAAGGGTGA
- a CDS encoding wax ester/triacylglycerol synthase family O-acyltransferase, translating into MRRLSGLDAAFLSIETPTAHMHVMSTAILDPSTAPTPFDVERVRDLLRERMHLLPPFRRRLVTVPFDLHNPLWVEDPDFDLDYHVRHTALPAPGGPRELARLTAEIAGRPLDRSRPLWEIWYVEGLEQDRVAVIAKVHHSAIDGMSGVELIANLYDLEAEPASRSEGPRPEDWHADHVPGDPELIAHAVVSLARQPLLMARAMRRLVRSATRVVQRAREQTTNMTVPLTAPRLTMNGTITPHRKIAFSSVALADVKTVKNAFNVKVNDVILAVATGALRTYLTARGELPDRPLVATIPTSTRTEEQKADMGNRVSAMFAGLPVELDDPVERLLSVHQSTIGAKQMHEDIGGDTLQEWADLASPALFSRAMRVYSGLRLADRHRPIHNLVISNVPGPPFPLYFAGAKLLAMYPMGPIFDGAGLNLTVISYLDHVDFGFLVCRELVPDVDDLAGAVPDALAELVKAAEALDKPGFSRVAPRQAPKRG; encoded by the coding sequence GTGCGACGACTCTCCGGCCTCGACGCCGCCTTCCTCTCGATCGAGACGCCCACCGCTCACATGCACGTGATGAGCACGGCGATCCTCGATCCGTCGACCGCGCCCACTCCCTTCGACGTCGAACGCGTGCGGGACCTCCTGCGCGAGCGCATGCACCTGCTGCCACCGTTCCGCCGGCGGCTCGTGACCGTGCCGTTCGACCTGCACAACCCGTTGTGGGTCGAGGACCCGGACTTCGACCTCGACTACCACGTGCGCCACACCGCGTTGCCGGCGCCGGGCGGACCGCGTGAGCTCGCGCGACTGACCGCGGAGATCGCGGGCCGTCCGCTCGACCGGTCGCGACCGCTGTGGGAGATCTGGTACGTCGAAGGGCTCGAGCAGGACCGCGTCGCGGTGATCGCGAAGGTGCACCACAGCGCGATCGACGGCATGTCCGGCGTCGAGCTGATCGCGAACCTCTACGACCTCGAAGCCGAACCTGCGTCGCGCTCGGAAGGACCGCGGCCCGAGGACTGGCACGCCGACCACGTGCCCGGCGATCCGGAGCTGATCGCGCACGCGGTCGTGTCGCTCGCGCGTCAGCCGTTGCTCATGGCGCGCGCGATGCGGCGGCTCGTGCGCTCGGCGACGCGCGTCGTGCAGCGCGCGCGTGAGCAGACGACGAACATGACCGTGCCGTTGACCGCGCCGCGTCTCACGATGAACGGCACGATCACACCGCACCGCAAGATCGCGTTCTCGTCGGTCGCGCTCGCCGACGTCAAGACCGTGAAGAACGCGTTCAACGTCAAGGTGAACGACGTCATCCTGGCGGTCGCGACCGGCGCACTGCGCACGTACCTCACGGCGCGTGGCGAGCTTCCGGACCGTCCGCTCGTCGCGACGATCCCGACGTCGACGCGCACCGAGGAGCAGAAGGCCGACATGGGCAATCGGGTCTCGGCGATGTTCGCCGGACTCCCAGTCGAGCTCGACGATCCCGTCGAGCGCCTCCTCTCGGTGCACCAGTCGACGATCGGTGCGAAGCAGATGCACGAGGACATCGGCGGCGACACGCTGCAGGAGTGGGCCGACCTCGCGTCGCCCGCGCTGTTCTCGCGTGCGATGCGCGTGTACTCGGGCCTGCGGCTCGCGGACCGGCACCGTCCGATCCACAACCTCGTGATCTCGAACGTGCCCGGCCCACCGTTCCCGCTCTACTTCGCGGGCGCCAAGCTCCTCGCGATGTACCCGATGGGTCCGATCTTCGACGGCGCGGGCCTGAACCTCACGGTGATCAGCTACCTCGACCACGTCGACTTCGGGTTCCTCGTGTGTCGCGAGCTGGTTCCCGACGTCGACGACCTCGCGGGCGCGGTGCCCGACGCGCTCGCCGAGCTCGTGAAGGCCGCGGAGGCGCTCGACAAACCCGGTTTCAGCCGCGTCGCGCCGCGCCAAGCGCCGAAGCGGGGCTAG
- a CDS encoding PIG-L family deacetylase, with protein MQRRTLVTFHAHPDDESIATGGTMARAAAAGHRVVLVIATRGELGLVADGLLRDGETLADRRIVETAAAGEILGVERIEFLGYRDSGMADDPRRDDDGSFWTADVDEAAARLAAILDEEHADVLTIYDEKGNYGHPDHIQVHRVGHRAAELAGTPAVFEATMNHDYIVGLMKEQGDTMPEGVERPDPEAMDLGMPEAVITTRVDVTDFVDRKRAAMQAHASQIDDNSFFLQMPLALFRRAFGYEWFIHKGEPPGIHESDLF; from the coding sequence ATGCAGCGGCGCACGCTCGTCACCTTCCACGCCCATCCCGACGACGAATCGATCGCGACCGGCGGCACGATGGCCCGGGCCGCGGCGGCGGGTCACCGCGTCGTCCTCGTGATCGCCACACGCGGCGAGCTCGGCCTGGTCGCCGACGGCTTGTTGCGCGACGGCGAGACGCTCGCGGACCGGCGCATCGTCGAGACCGCGGCCGCGGGCGAGATCCTCGGCGTCGAGCGCATCGAGTTCCTCGGCTATCGCGACTCGGGCATGGCCGACGATCCGCGACGCGACGATGACGGCTCGTTCTGGACCGCCGACGTCGACGAGGCCGCGGCGCGCCTGGCCGCGATCCTCGACGAGGAGCACGCCGACGTGCTCACGATCTACGACGAGAAGGGCAACTACGGGCACCCCGACCACATTCAGGTGCACCGGGTCGGCCACCGCGCCGCCGAGCTCGCGGGCACGCCCGCGGTGTTCGAGGCCACGATGAACCACGACTACATCGTCGGGCTCATGAAGGAACAGGGCGACACGATGCCCGAAGGCGTCGAGCGACCCGACCCCGAAGCGATGGACCTCGGCATGCCCGAAGCGGTCATCACGACGCGCGTCGACGTGACCGACTTCGTCGACCGCAAGCGCGCCGCGATGCAGGCGCACGCGTCACAGATCGACGACAACTCGTTCTTCCTCCAGATGCCACTCGCGTTGTTCCGCCGCGCGTTCGGCTACGAGTGGTTCATCCACAAGGGCGAGCCGCCCGGCATCCACGAGTCGGATCTGTTCTGA